From candidate division WOR-3 bacterium, the proteins below share one genomic window:
- a CDS encoding GNAT family N-acetyltransferase: MSSKIKKIPLSDLDDFISIVGNAYPGFSITTDEERKKMRQRLVMLSKDPTIAHYGLYRNHKLVGGMRTYDFDMNFFSIKTMVGGVGLVAVDLLHKKEKVCRDLILYFLDLYLRKKSSMVALYPFRPDFYRKMGFGYGTKLNLYRIQPVDLPSGGSREHLRYLAPGDRRAFKECNDRFCKKHHGMFELKKHELLSFFKNPAAKTVVYEKSSRILGYLSFVFKKANDENILNNYILIRRLIYENRDVLHELLAFLRTQSDQVPQIVFPTQDDMVHFLVKDPRDGSENIIPLIGHQTNTQGVGIMYRVIDIMGIFRVLANHQFGRQSYRLKLSIHDSFLKKNSGSVILEFDDGRASIKKGGNYDVEVSLDVSDFSSLLVGSVDYGSLYQYGLTEISNQQYIDTVTNTFKVGQKPICHTTF, encoded by the coding sequence ATGTCAAGCAAGATCAAGAAAATACCACTGAGCGACCTGGATGATTTTATATCCATTGTCGGGAATGCATATCCTGGATTCAGCATAACGACAGATGAGGAGCGCAAGAAGATGCGGCAGCGGCTCGTCATGTTGTCAAAAGATCCTACAATCGCACATTATGGCTTGTACCGTAACCACAAGCTGGTTGGGGGCATGCGTACCTACGATTTCGACATGAATTTCTTCTCTATTAAAACCATGGTCGGTGGGGTTGGCCTTGTCGCCGTTGACCTCCTGCATAAAAAAGAAAAAGTGTGCAGGGATTTAATATTGTATTTTCTCGATCTGTATCTACGGAAGAAATCATCGATGGTTGCGCTCTACCCATTCCGTCCGGATTTCTACAGGAAGATGGGTTTTGGTTACGGCACCAAGTTGAACCTCTACAGAATTCAGCCGGTGGACCTGCCTTCAGGCGGTTCACGTGAGCACTTGCGGTACTTAGCTCCGGGGGACAGAAGAGCTTTCAAAGAATGTAATGATCGCTTCTGTAAAAAACATCACGGTATGTTCGAACTCAAGAAGCATGAACTGCTAAGTTTTTTCAAGAATCCGGCGGCGAAGACGGTTGTATACGAGAAGAGTAGTAGAATTCTGGGCTATCTGTCATTCGTATTCAAAAAGGCCAATGATGAGAATATACTCAATAACTACATTCTCATCCGAAGATTGATCTACGAAAACAGAGATGTTCTGCACGAACTCCTTGCGTTTCTTCGTACACAATCAGACCAGGTACCTCAAATAGTATTCCCAACTCAGGATGATATGGTACATTTCCTTGTCAAAGACCCGCGCGATGGTTCAGAGAACATAATTCCCTTGATCGGACATCAGACGAATACTCAGGGCGTCGGTATAATGTACCGAGTGATTGACATCATGGGCATATTCAGGGTTCTCGCAAACCATCAGTTTGGACGTCAAAGCTATCGTCTGAAGTTATCAATACACGATAGTTTCTTGAAGAAAAATAGCGGCTCAGTCATTCTGGAATTTGATGATGGTCGTGCTTCAATAAAGAAAGGCGGTAACTACGACGTTGAAGTTTCTCTTGATGTCTCTGATTTTTCTTCTCTATTGGTTGGCTCGGTAGATTACGGCAGTCTGTATCAGTACGGTTTGACCGAGATCTCAAACCAGCAATATATCGATACTGTTACTAATACCTTCAAAGTTGGACAAAAACCGATCTGTCATACCACATTTTAA
- a CDS encoding GIY-YIG nuclease family protein yields the protein MYYVYLLRKCKDNEIYVGYSNNLKRRFGEHNRGGKVWELLYYEAYKARKDAI from the coding sequence ATGTACTACGTGTATCTTCTAAGGAAATGCAAAGATAACGAAATCTATGTTGGTTATTCCAACAATCTCAAGAGGCGATTCGGTGAACATAATCGCGGAGGAAAAGTGTGGGAGCTTTTATATTATGAAGCATACAAGGCGCGGAAGGATGCAATATAA
- a CDS encoding ACP S-malonyltransferase yields the protein MKDIIFAFDGQGAFRSGIGKELCAKYSMARNLVDECSEILGYDLTEYLWGDKSNATAGRTSIAQPAISVISLAYAEVLKDLGVEGKVSLGHSLGEATAIVYTGITSLNDGVKMIMKRGEVMEAGGGQGAMMAVLNIGLSDLEKMCQQATEEISEPVVVANINAPNQIVVSGSQAAIQKVAQSVAEKHGRAIPLGIGGAWHSPYLEDAAAEFATYLDGVEFKKPQRKFYSVVDQSILEAPVKIKDSLKRQMLSRVNWVDAINNLKTENKLFLEIGPSKILRDLITRIDPSIKVDSIALHSDLGDFAATL from the coding sequence ATGAAAGATATCATTTTCGCATTTGATGGCCAGGGTGCATTCCGTTCCGGTATTGGCAAGGAACTTTGTGCAAAATATTCCATGGCCAGGAACCTTGTGGATGAGTGTAGTGAGATACTGGGATATGATTTGACAGAGTACCTCTGGGGTGATAAGTCCAACGCCACTGCAGGTCGTACCAGTATCGCACAGCCCGCAATAAGCGTCATCTCACTCGCGTATGCTGAGGTTCTCAAAGATCTCGGTGTGGAGGGAAAGGTGTCGCTAGGTCACAGTCTCGGGGAGGCAACGGCTATCGTCTACACAGGTATCACATCTTTGAATGATGGAGTCAAAATGATAATGAAGCGCGGTGAAGTCATGGAGGCCGGCGGGGGGCAAGGCGCGATGATGGCGGTATTGAACATTGGTCTGTCCGACCTTGAGAAAATGTGCCAGCAAGCAACGGAAGAGATTTCAGAACCGGTTGTTGTGGCCAACATCAACGCCCCGAATCAGATCGTTGTTTCAGGTTCCCAGGCGGCGATACAGAAAGTCGCGCAAAGTGTAGCAGAAAAACACGGGCGCGCCATTCCACTCGGTATCGGAGGAGCATGGCATAGTCCTTATCTGGAAGACGCTGCTGCAGAGTTCGCTACATACCTGGACGGTGTTGAATTCAAGAAGCCGCAGCGTAAGTTCTACTCGGTTGTTGACCAGAGTATTCTTGAAGCACCGGTTAAAATCAAAGATTCGCTGAAACGGCAGATGCTTTCCCGCGTGAACTGGGTTGATGCGATCAATAATCTTAAGACGGAGAACAAATTATTTCTGGAGATCGGACCCAGCAAGATTCTTCGGGACCTGATAACACGGATCGACCCGAGCATCAAAGTTGACTCAATCGCCCTTCACAGTGACCTGGGAGATTTCGCGGCGACTTTGTAG
- the gltX gene encoding glutamate--tRNA ligase has protein sequence MTKEMRVRIAPSPTGFFHVGSARTALYNWLFARHHGGKFILRVEDTDVVRSSEKMISVILDGLKWLGIDWDEGPFFQSERISIYEKYVQSLLDDGRAYHCYCDPEDLEREKQAAYKRKEDWQYDRRCLHLSPAERSDKEKQKIPRVVRFLVPDETVSFNDIVHHEIKREARDIEDLVIMRSNGIPTYNLACVVDDHEMGITHVIRAVDHITNTPKQILLYNALGLPLPEFAHLPLILGEDKSKLSKRHGAASLMSYKEKGYISGAVLNYLALLGWSPGDDREVMSTDDIIKSFSLDRISSSNAVFDEQKLEWMNGQYIYAMSDEDLCEQLRPAILKSGFLSADEIEEKKGYLTKVCGLVKLRLKTLVDFREAAAYFFVDDFDFDEDGLSKHHTTETLTLLRAFLPHLEKIDKYTAQEIEESVRDFADASKIKARQIIHPLRFSVTGKQGGPGLFETMEIIGKEKCLMRIRRFIDGFKRQEEKKT, from the coding sequence ATGACAAAAGAAATGAGGGTCAGAATAGCACCAAGCCCTACCGGTTTTTTCCACGTCGGTAGTGCCCGTACGGCATTGTATAATTGGCTTTTTGCCCGGCACCATGGAGGCAAGTTTATCCTGCGTGTTGAGGATACCGATGTCGTCCGTTCGTCAGAAAAAATGATCAGTGTTATTCTTGACGGGTTGAAATGGCTGGGCATCGATTGGGACGAGGGTCCCTTTTTCCAGTCAGAAAGAATATCGATCTACGAGAAATACGTGCAGTCGTTGCTCGACGACGGTAGAGCCTATCATTGTTACTGTGACCCTGAAGACCTTGAACGAGAAAAACAGGCTGCCTACAAACGGAAAGAAGATTGGCAGTATGATCGAAGGTGTCTGCACCTCTCTCCAGCCGAACGTTCTGATAAGGAGAAGCAGAAAATACCCAGAGTCGTTCGCTTTTTGGTCCCCGATGAAACGGTGTCTTTCAACGATATTGTCCATCATGAAATAAAACGGGAAGCCCGGGACATTGAAGATCTTGTGATCATGCGTTCAAATGGTATCCCGACCTACAATCTGGCGTGTGTTGTTGACGACCATGAAATGGGCATTACTCATGTGATCCGCGCGGTCGACCATATCACAAACACCCCCAAACAGATACTGCTTTACAATGCTCTAGGTTTGCCTCTTCCGGAGTTTGCACACCTGCCGCTAATTCTCGGCGAAGATAAAAGCAAGTTGTCAAAACGGCATGGTGCAGCGTCTTTAATGAGTTATAAAGAGAAAGGCTACATCTCCGGCGCCGTTTTGAACTACCTCGCATTGCTGGGATGGTCACCCGGAGATGACAGGGAAGTAATGAGCACCGATGATATTATTAAATCCTTTAGCTTGGACCGCATAAGTTCATCGAACGCAGTATTCGATGAACAGAAGTTGGAGTGGATGAATGGACAGTATATCTACGCGATGTCAGACGAGGACCTGTGTGAGCAGTTACGCCCGGCTATTCTAAAATCGGGTTTCTTGAGTGCAGATGAGATAGAAGAAAAGAAGGGATATCTGACAAAGGTTTGTGGGCTGGTAAAATTACGCTTGAAAACTCTGGTAGATTTCAGAGAAGCGGCAGCTTATTTCTTTGTTGATGATTTTGACTTTGATGAAGATGGTTTGAGCAAACATCATACCACGGAGACGCTCACTTTGCTGCGTGCTTTTCTCCCGCATCTCGAAAAGATAGACAAATATACTGCCCAGGAAATCGAAGAAAGCGTTCGAGATTTTGCTGATGCCAGCAAAATCAAAGCACGCCAAATAATTCATCCATTGCGTTTTTCTGTTACCGGCAAGCAGGGTGGTCCTGGGCTCTTTGAGACAATGGAAATCATAGGCAAGGAAAAATGTCTAATGCGCATAAGGAGATTCATTGATGGCTTCAAAAGACAAGAAGAAAAGAAAACATAA
- the acpS gene encoding holo-ACP synthase codes for MPIIGIGIDIVEVERIKSAVNKRKNFLKRIYTPEEIKTNPKGEFRYQELAGRFAVKEAFFKAIKSGWRRGVTFSDVIVLNEPSGAPYIKLAGRAKEITESLGANSIFVSISHTTDLATGIVIIANQ; via the coding sequence ATGCCAATAATCGGTATTGGCATAGACATCGTGGAAGTAGAGAGGATCAAGTCGGCAGTAAATAAGAGAAAGAATTTTCTGAAAAGAATATACACTCCCGAGGAAATAAAGACGAATCCAAAGGGTGAGTTCCGTTATCAAGAGCTGGCTGGTAGGTTCGCAGTAAAGGAGGCATTTTTCAAGGCGATAAAGAGCGGGTGGCGTCGTGGCGTCACGTTCAGTGATGTCATTGTACTGAATGAACCATCCGGAGCGCCGTACATAAAGTTAGCCGGCAGGGCAAAAGAAATCACTGAATCACTGGGCGCAAATAGTATCTTCGTCAGCATAAGTCATACAACTGACTTGGCAACAGGCATTGTGATCATCGCCAATCAGTGA